The following coding sequences lie in one Bordetella genomosp. 9 genomic window:
- a CDS encoding UDP-glucuronic acid decarboxylase family protein, giving the protein MTQAFPRPLRVLVTGGAGFIGSHLCKRLLDKGHTVICLDNFYTGQVQHVEPLQAHPRFTLVTHDVVDSFHAEVDRIYNLACPASPIHYQTQPVHTLRTCVVGALNMLELARKTGARILQASTSEVYGDPQVHPQRESYWGHVNPIGIRACYDEGKRCAETLFNDYARMYGVKIKVARIFNTYGPNMAPDDGRVVSNFILQALQGKPITIYGDGTQTRAFCYVDDMVDALERLMESPEDFTGPVNLGNPEELTVLEIAQRIQRLAGTDVPMEFKPLPADDPTQRCPDISLAARELGWAPCVPVDEGLRHTIRYFRRLAEAHPRNASRFPLKGAAPADRAEAPPTERVGAAP; this is encoded by the coding sequence ATGACCCAAGCATTTCCTCGACCCTTGCGCGTGCTCGTGACGGGCGGCGCCGGATTCATCGGCTCGCACCTGTGCAAGCGGCTGCTGGACAAAGGCCATACCGTGATCTGCCTGGACAACTTCTATACCGGGCAGGTGCAGCACGTCGAGCCGCTGCAGGCGCATCCGCGATTCACGCTCGTCACCCATGACGTGGTGGATTCGTTCCACGCGGAGGTGGACCGCATCTACAACCTGGCCTGCCCCGCCTCGCCCATCCACTATCAGACGCAGCCGGTGCACACCCTGCGCACCTGCGTGGTGGGCGCGCTGAACATGCTGGAGCTTGCGCGCAAGACCGGCGCGCGCATCCTGCAGGCGTCCACCAGCGAGGTCTATGGCGATCCGCAAGTGCATCCTCAGCGCGAAAGCTACTGGGGCCATGTCAACCCCATCGGCATCCGGGCCTGCTACGACGAGGGCAAGCGATGCGCCGAGACGCTGTTCAATGACTACGCGCGCATGTATGGCGTGAAGATCAAGGTTGCGCGCATCTTCAACACCTATGGGCCGAATATGGCGCCCGACGACGGCCGCGTGGTTTCGAACTTCATCCTGCAGGCGCTGCAGGGCAAGCCCATCACCATCTACGGCGACGGTACGCAAACCCGCGCCTTCTGCTATGTGGACGATATGGTCGATGCGCTGGAACGGCTGATGGAAAGCCCGGAGGATTTCACCGGACCGGTGAACCTGGGCAACCCGGAAGAGCTGACGGTGCTGGAGATCGCGCAGCGCATCCAGCGGCTTGCCGGCACCGACGTCCCCATGGAATTCAAGCCGCTGCCCGCCGACGACCCTACGCAGCGGTGTCCGGACATCAGCCTGGCCGCGCGTGAACTGGGCTGGGCGCCGTGCGTGCCGGTGGACGAAGGACTGCGCCACACTATCCGTTACTTCCGCCGGCTGGCCGAGGCCCACCCTCGAAACGCCTCGCGCTTTCCGCTCAAGGGCGCGGCGCCGGCGGACCGGGCGGAAGCCCCGCCCACGGAGCGCGTGGGCGCCGCCCCTTGA
- a CDS encoding glycosyltransferase family 4 protein: protein MSSNSARRKLRILTWHVHGNYLYALTRVPHEFIIPVREGNPPGYGALGNRIPWGPNVREAPADTLRDQDFDCIVYQSRATYEERETLLSARQLALPSVYIEHDPPLPHPTDTRHWFRHERGIVVHVTHYNRAAWDNGATRTAVIEHGVPAPSRICVDGGMPKGIVVLNHLRRRGRRMGADLFLQARERVPLDLIGMDAESLGGLGEIPNMEVGNFVSRYRFFFSPIRYTSLGLALIEAMMAGVPVVGFAATELARVIVNGRNGYIDTDPDRLIAVMQELIADPGLAAAWGAEARKTALERYGMDRFIADWQALFSRLMGDQE, encoded by the coding sequence ATGTCTAGCAACAGTGCCCGCCGCAAGCTGCGCATTCTGACGTGGCACGTTCATGGCAATTACCTGTACGCGCTGACGCGCGTGCCGCACGAATTCATCATCCCCGTGCGCGAGGGCAACCCGCCCGGCTATGGCGCGCTGGGCAACCGTATCCCGTGGGGACCGAACGTGCGGGAAGCGCCGGCCGACACACTGCGCGATCAGGACTTCGACTGCATCGTGTACCAGTCGCGCGCCACCTATGAGGAACGCGAGACGCTGCTGTCGGCGCGCCAGCTGGCCCTGCCCAGCGTGTACATCGAACACGACCCGCCGCTGCCCCACCCGACCGACACCCGCCACTGGTTCCGCCACGAACGTGGCATCGTGGTTCACGTGACGCATTACAACCGCGCCGCCTGGGACAACGGGGCGACGCGCACCGCGGTGATCGAACACGGGGTGCCCGCGCCGTCCCGCATCTGCGTTGACGGCGGCATGCCCAAGGGCATCGTCGTGCTGAACCACCTGCGGCGCCGCGGCCGCCGCATGGGCGCCGATCTGTTCCTGCAGGCGCGCGAGCGCGTGCCCCTGGACCTGATCGGAATGGACGCCGAATCGCTGGGTGGCCTGGGCGAAATCCCCAACATGGAAGTGGGGAACTTCGTCTCGCGCTACCGCTTCTTTTTCAGCCCCATCCGCTACACCAGCCTGGGCCTGGCCCTGATCGAAGCCATGATGGCCGGCGTGCCGGTGGTGGGCTTTGCCGCGACCGAGCTGGCGCGCGTCATCGTCAACGGGCGCAACGGCTACATCGATACCGATCCGGATCGGTTGATCGCGGTGATGCAGGAACTGATCGCGGACCCCGGGCTCGCTGCGGCATGGGGCGCCGAGGCGCGCAAGACCGCGTTGGAACGCTATGGCATGGACCGCTTCATTGCGGATTGGCAGGCGCTGTTTTCCAGGCTGATGGGAGACCAAGAATGA